In Rutidosis leptorrhynchoides isolate AG116_Rl617_1_P2 chromosome 2, CSIRO_AGI_Rlap_v1, whole genome shotgun sequence, one genomic interval encodes:
- the LOC139890909 gene encoding vacuolar-sorting receptor 3-like: protein MDKLYLGFIFILLSCVYIDLVMGRFVVEKNSLTVSSPDNIKGNHDSAIGNFGIPQYGGSMAGTVTYPKENKKGCKKFDEFGITFKAKPGTLPMFVLVDRGDCFFALKVWNAQNAGASAVLVADDVDESLITMDTPEEDAASAKYIENITIPSALISKSFGEKLKKAISDGDMVNVNLDWRESVPHPDDRVEYELWTNSNDECGVKCDMLMDFVKNFKGAAQILEKGGYTLFTPHYITWYCPLAFTISKQCKSQCINHGRYCAPDPEQDFSTGYEGKDVVIENLRQLCVFKVANETKKPWVWWDYVTDFQIRCPMKEKKYNKECADRVINSLGLDLKKIEKCMGDPNADSDNPLLKEEQDAQIGKGSRGDVTILPTLVVNNRQYRGKLEKGAVLKAICSGFEETTEPAACLSDDVETNECLENHGGCWHDKIANVTACKDTFRGRVCECPLVDGVQFKGDGYTSCEASGPGRCKINNGGCWHETRDGHSYSACSDSGNGKCACPPGFKGDGVKSCEDIDECKEKKACQCPECSCKNTWGSYDCTCSSDLLYMRDHDTCISKRVAAVKSAWTAFWVIILGLAIAAAGAYLVYKYRLRTYMDSEIRAIMAQYMPLDNQSEVPNHVSEERT, encoded by the exons ATGGATAAACTTTATCTAGGGTTTATATTTATACTATTGAGCTGTGTGTATATTGATTTAGTAATGGGTAGATTTGTAGTTGAAAAAAACAGCTTAACAGTATCATCACCTGATAATATCAAAGGGAATCATGATAGTGCAATTGGCAATTTTGGTATACCTCAATATGGTGGTAGTATGGCTGGTACTGTTACTTACCCTAAAGAAAATAAAAAAGGGTGCAAAAAATTTGATGAATTTGGGATCACTTTTAAAGCTAAGCCTGGTACTTTGCCCATGTTTGTTTTGGTTGATCGTGGAG ATTGCTTTTTCGCGTTGAAGGTATGGAATGCGCAAAACGCTGGTGCATCTGCGGTTCTTGTAGCGGACGATGTAGATGAATCGTTGATAACTATGGATACACCCGAAGAGGATGCTGCATCGGCTAAGTATATCGAAAATATAACAATCCCATCTGCTTTAATCTCCAAAAGTTTCGGTGAAAAGTTAAAGAAAGCAATCAGTGATGGGGATATGGTAAACGTAAATCTTGATTGGAGAGAATCTGTTCCGCATCCAGATGATCGTGTCGAATACGAACTTTGGACAAACAGTAACGACGAGTGTGGAGTTAAATGTGATATGTTGATGGATTTTGTGAAAAACTTCAAGGGAGCAGCGCAAATTCTTGAAAAAGGCGGATACACTCTGTTTACGCCTCATTATATAACATGGTATTGTCCACTAGCGTTTACGATAAGCAAACAATGCAAGTCGCAATGTATAAATCATGGAAGGTATTGTGCACCCGATCCCGAACAAGATTTTAGCACAGGGTACGAGGGTAAAGATGTGGTTATAGAAAACTTAAGGCAACTTTGTGTGTTTAAAGTTGCAAACGAGACGAAAAAGCCATGGGTTTGGTGGGATTACGTTACTGATTTTCAAATTAGGTGCCCCATGAAAGAGAAAAAGTACAACAAGGAATGTGCTGATCGGGTTATCAATTCTTTAG GGCTTGACTTGAAAAAAATCGAGAAGTGTATGGGAGATCCTAATGCAGATTCTGATAATCCTCTACTTAAAGAAGAACAGGATGCTCAA ATTGGAAAAGGATCAAGAGGTGATGTGACCATATTGCCTACACTAGTTGTTAATAATCGTCAATACCGAG GAAAGTTGGAAAAAGGTGCTGTTCTGAAAGCCATTTGTTCTGGTTTCGAAGAAACAACTGAGCCAGCTGCTTGCCTGAGTGATG ATGTGGAAACAAACGAGTGCTTGGAGAACCATGGTGGCTGCTGGCATGACAAAATTGCCAACGTAACTGCTTGCAAG GACACTTTTCGTGGGAGAGTTTGTGAATGTCCTTTGGTTGATGGAGTACAGTTTAAAGGAGATGGTTATACATCATGTGAAG CAAGTGGGCCAGGTCGTTGCAAGATCAATAACGGAGGATGTTGGCACGAAACCCGAGATGGGCATTCATACTCTGCTTGCTCG GACAGCGGGAATGGTAAATGTGCATGCCCTCCTGGGTTTAAAGGTGATGGTGTCAAAAGTTGCGAAG ATATCGATGAATGCAAAGAGAAGAAAGCATGTCAGTGCCCTGAATGCAGTTGCAAAAATACCTGGGGTAGTTATGACTGCACCTGCAGTAGTGACCTTTTGTACATGCGAGACCACGACACCTGCATAAGTAAGAGGGTTGCTGCAGTAAAATCTGCATGGACCGCTTTTTGGGTCATTATTTTGGGCTTAGCCATAGCTGCAGCCGGAGCATATCTTGTATACAAGTATAGATTGCGG ACTTACATGGACTCAGAGATCAGAGCTATCATGGCACAATACATGCCTCTCGACAACCAAAGTGAAGTTCCGAATCATGTAAGTGAGGAACGAACGTGA